A window from Cryptomeria japonica chromosome 1, Sugi_1.0, whole genome shotgun sequence encodes these proteins:
- the LOC131857277 gene encoding esterase PIR7B-like produces METNIVKAKGCHFVMVHGATFGDWCWYQVTDLLLKAGHTVSSIDMASAGIDPTNADTISSLQEYNQPLTDFFTALPSEGKVILVGHSAGGFNLSFTMERFPHKIAAAVFVTAAMPLSGTTLPELMNEDLTLWESLEKKCPIWQEPLLYTAKNYGSVRRIFVVSKVDKVIVEAFQRKMIAENPPKMVYEIEGSDHTVFFSKPLQLAEVLMKIANTSV; encoded by the exons ATGGAGACAAATATAGTTAAGGCAAAGGGGTGTCACTTTGTGATGGTGCATGGAGCAACCTTTGGGGACTGGTGTTGGTATCAAGTTACAGATCTTCTTCTCAAAGCGGGCCACACTGTATCTTCCATTGACATGGCAAGCGCAGGTATTGATCCTACAAATGCCGACACCATTTCATCCTTACAAGAGTACAATCAGCCACTCACAGACTTCTTTACAGCTCTTCCTTCTGAAGGAAAG GTTATATTGGTTGGCCACAGCGCTGGTGGATTCAATTTGAGTTTTACCATGGAGCGTTTTCCACATAAAATTGCTGCAGCTGTATTTGTTACTGCTGCCATGCCCCTCAGTGGAACGACTCTCCCTGAGTTGATGAATGAG GATCTGACGTTGTGGGAGTCGCTGGAAAAGAAATGTCCAATATGGCAAGAACCTCTTTTGTATACAGCTAAAAACTATGGAAGTGTTAGGAGAATATTTGTTGTGTCGAAGGTGGATAAGGTTATTGTGGAGGCGTTCCAGAGAAAGATGATTGCAGAGAATCCTCCAAAAATGGTATACGAAATTGAAGGATCTGATCACACCGTATTCTTCTCTAAGCCTCTTCAACTGGCTGAGGTGCTCATGAAAATTGCTAATACGAGTGTGTGA